The Effusibacillus lacus region TTCAACAGGTGTTCTGATCATTATGGCGATATACGTTTGGATGAACGTCAAAACGAAAGATCATGACTGTTCGTGTGAGCATGATCCTAATCACAGTCACGGCCATGATCATCAGGACAAACCCGGGATTCTGTGGGGAGTGCTGCTGCTGCCTGTGATCCTTGGACTTGCCGTTCCCACCCAATCCCTTGGAACGGCTATGCTAAACAGCGGTATGAATCCCAAACCGGCCAATGTGAAAACAGTGGATCTGGCCTCTGTGCCAAGAGTCAAAGTGGAGGGGATGCCGCTTCCGCCAAAGCCGGAACCAGGTTCGGAAGTCACCATGTATGAAGTGATGAACAACATCTTGATTGCCCCGGAGCATTACTTTAATCAAAGATACCGATACATAGGGTTTGTTTACCATCCTGTCGGCTGGCCGGAAAACCGGATGATTCTGGTGCGCTATGTGATGGTTCATTGCGCCGCGGATGTCCTGGCTGTCGGATTGACTGTGGAAGCACAGGACGCTGGCAAATATCCGAACGACACATGGGTA contains the following coding sequences:
- a CDS encoding TIGR03943 family putative permease subunit, whose product is MDRLNLNIGRFLQAMILTVFVVLLLKLLWTGEIRKLVAPHITLLLQISTGVLIIMAIYVWMNVKTKDHDCSCEHDPNHSHGHDHQDKPGILWGVLLLPVILGLAVPTQSLGTAMLNSGMNPKPANVKTVDLASVPRVKVEGMPLPPKPEPGSEVTMYEVMNNILIAPEHYFNQRYRYIGFVYHPVGWPENRMILVRYVMVHCAADVLAVGLTVEAQDAGKYPNDTWVEVDATLSTRKAPEIDEEVPVSWYYGYEEKPVLVAHEIKIIEEPKDPYIYPFGFNPAGGN